CGTCGGCCACCGACACGACCCGTCCCCCGAGACGCATCTCCTCGTCCCGGAAGTCCATCCCGCGATAGCTCACCTGCAGCGAGCGCAGCCGGCCACCCGCCGGCACCTGCCCCCGGACGTAGCGCCCGAGCAGCGCGGCCTTGAGCAGCCCGTGGACCGAGAGCTCGCGGTGGCCCTGGTCGCGCGCGACGTCGAGGTCGTAGTGCATCTCGTAGAAGTCGCGGGACGCGCCGGCGTAGCGCACCAGCTGGCGCAGCGTCGGCACGACGGCCTGCCCCGGGAGCGCCGTCCCCTCGACCAGCGCGCTCACCGACGGATCCTGGTGCCGACGTGACGTACGGCGGTCCGCCCCTCGGCGTCCACGAAGTCGGTCTCGAAGGTGAGGATCGCCATCCGCCCGGAGCGACCCTCCTTGCCCACGACGTCGACCAGCCGGGTGGCCGAAGTCAGCGTGTCGCCGACCCGGACGGGGTGGTGGTGCTCGAAGCGGTCGCCCCCGTTGAGCCAGCCGTGCCCGCAGGCCCAGGCCTCGGGGAGCGGCGGCGGCTCGTCGAGGAAGCAGGCGACGTACGTCGGCGGTACCTCGTCGTCGGCGCTCCCCGGGTCGACCTCGTCGACCGCGGCCAGGAAGTCCTCGAGGTGGCGGCGCTCGACGGTGTCGGTGCGCTCGCGCAGCCGGGTGCCGACGGCCCCCACGAGGTCGGCGAGCTGCTGGTCCCAGTCGGCACCGCTCACTCCACGACCTCCGCCCGCGCCTCGCGCAGCCACACCAGGCTCTCCTCGCTGTGGCCGTCGAGCCGGTCCTCGATGCCGTCGAGGAAGGTGCGGTCGCCGTGGCTGTCGAGCTCGGCGAGCAGGGCGTCGGGATCGCCGGCCTCGACGAGGTCGAGCAGCCGCCGGTGGCGCCGGACGTCACCCTCGAAGTCCTCCTCGACCCGCTCCACGCGCGCCACCCGGTTGAGGGCCATGCACAGCTGCATCTGGAAGCGCAGCGACCGGTAGGCGGCCTCGAGCCGCCCGATCCCGGCCAGCGCGACGATCGAGACGTGGAAGTCGAAGGCACACTCGGTCCACTCCGCCTGGTTGCCGGCGCGGGCTGCGGCCTCGAGCCTGCTCATCGCGTCGCGGCAGCGCTGCAGCTTCACCTCGTCCCGCACCGGGACACCCACGCGCACCGCCAGCGTCTCGAAGTCGCGGCGGAGGGTGAAGATCTCGTAGACGTCGTGCAGGGTCAGCGGCGTGACGCTGACCCCCTTGCGGGGTTCCTGCAGGAGCAGCCCCTCGCGCTCGAGCAGCCGCAACGCCTCGCGCAGCGGCGGCCGGCTGATGCCGAGCTCCTCCGCGAGGGCGTTCTCCCGCAGCCGCTCACCTGGCGCGTAGGCGCCGGCGAGCACCTTGTGGCGCAGGGCGGCGGCGGCGAAGTCGACCAGGCTCGGTGGCCGCTCGTAGGCCGACGGACCGGTGCTGGACGCGCTCATCGGCGTCTCCTTCCCAGGGCCGGTCGCACACGACGTGGGACCGGGACCCCGATTGTCCCGGATCGGAATTGGTTCCACGAGAGCCCTTGCCTTCTGACGATAACCTATTGTAGACAATAGCCCATGTGGCGCCCATCACACCACCAGGACACCTCGCTGGCCGGCATCACGGTGCTCGAGATCGGCGCCTTCATGGCCGCCCCCTTCGGCACCATGCAGCTGGCCGACCTCGGGGCCGACGTCATCAAGATCGAGAACCCCGCCGGCGGTGACCCGGTCCGCGCGACCGGCCCGTTCCTCGACGAGGACTCCTCCCCCTTCCTGCGGCTCAACCGCAACAAGCGCTCGCTCGCGCTGGACCTCAAGTCCGAGGCCGGCGTGGAGGTGCTCCGCGACCTGCTGCGCACCGCGGACGTGCTGGTCGAGAACCTCCGCCCCGGCACCCTCGCCCGGCTCGGCTTCGGGTACGACGAGGTGCACGAGCTCAACCCGCGCCTGGTCTACGTCTCGGCCTCCGGCTGGGGCCAGGACGGCCCGCTGGCCGCGCTCCCCGGCCTCGACATCATGGCCCAGGCCCGCGCCGGCCTGATGAGCGTCACCGGCCCGCCGTCGGGCGAGCCGGCCAAGGTCGGCGTCCCGATCTGCGACCTGGTCTGCGGCCTCTACGTCGCGCTCGGCGCGCTCGCCGCGCTCCGGGCGCGGGAGACCACCGGCGAGGGCCAGCACGTCGACGTCTCCCTCTACGAGTCGGGCGTCTCGTTCGCGATCTGGGAGGCCGGGAAGTACTGGGCCACCGGCGAGGTCGGGCAGCCGCTCGGCTCCGCACACCAGTCGACCGCCCCGTACCAGGCCGTCCGCACCTCCGACGGCTGGGTGACCGTCGGCGCCGTGACCACCAAGACCTGGCGCGGCTTCTGCGACGCGCTCGACCTCGGGGACCTCCACGACGACCCGCGCTACGTCGACGCCTTCACCCGCCATGGCCACCGCGACACGCTCATCCCCGCGATCGAGGAGTCCACCACCCGACGGACGACCGCGGAGGTCGTGGAGCTGCTCGACGCCGCGGGCGTCCCGTGCGCACCGATCGCCGACATGGGCCAGGTCTTCACCGACGACCACCTCACCACCCGCGGCTTCTTCTGGGACGCGCCCCACCCGCGGCACGGCTCGGTCCGCCAGATCGGCTCGCCGAT
This genomic interval from Nocardioides euryhalodurans contains the following:
- a CDS encoding MaoC/PaaZ C-terminal domain-containing protein, which translates into the protein MSALVEGTALPGQAVVPTLRQLVRYAGASRDFYEMHYDLDVARDQGHRELSVHGLLKAALLGRYVRGQVPAGGRLRSLQVSYRGMDFRDEEMRLGGRVVSVADGVARLEIWIDSVDGTRSTLGEAEVEQP
- a CDS encoding FAS1-like dehydratase domain-containing protein — protein: MSGADWDQQLADLVGAVGTRLRERTDTVERRHLEDFLAAVDEVDPGSADDEVPPTYVACFLDEPPPLPEAWACGHGWLNGGDRFEHHHPVRVGDTLTSATRLVDVVGKEGRSGRMAILTFETDFVDAEGRTAVRHVGTRIRR
- a CDS encoding GntR family transcriptional regulator encodes the protein MSASSTGPSAYERPPSLVDFAAAALRHKVLAGAYAPGERLRENALAEELGISRPPLREALRLLEREGLLLQEPRKGVSVTPLTLHDVYEIFTLRRDFETLAVRVGVPVRDEVKLQRCRDAMSRLEAAARAGNQAEWTECAFDFHVSIVALAGIGRLEAAYRSLRFQMQLCMALNRVARVERVEEDFEGDVRRHRRLLDLVEAGDPDALLAELDSHGDRTFLDGIEDRLDGHSEESLVWLREARAEVVE
- a CDS encoding CaiB/BaiF CoA transferase family protein, whose translation is MWRPSHHQDTSLAGITVLEIGAFMAAPFGTMQLADLGADVIKIENPAGGDPVRATGPFLDEDSSPFLRLNRNKRSLALDLKSEAGVEVLRDLLRTADVLVENLRPGTLARLGFGYDEVHELNPRLVYVSASGWGQDGPLAALPGLDIMAQARAGLMSVTGPPSGEPAKVGVPICDLVCGLYVALGALAALRARETTGEGQHVDVSLYESGVSFAIWEAGKYWATGEVGQPLGSAHQSTAPYQAVRTSDGWVTVGAVTTKTWRGFCDALDLGDLHDDPRYVDAFTRHGHRDTLIPAIEESTTRRTTAEVVELLDAAGVPCAPIADMGQVFTDDHLTTRGFFWDAPHPRHGSVRQIGSPMRLGGTPVVQGASGPDLGGDTRDVLAECGYDDDAIERLLADGVVATDVPAPAGAGSPVPDPD